A stretch of DNA from Gasterosteus aculeatus chromosome 7, fGasAcu3.hap1.1, whole genome shotgun sequence:
tttgtctccatcaaagcaagtggcatctgttgctgtggtcaccacatatggggagatggaggctggggtgtgcccaacctctggttctgcctggaCTGCAGTGAGTTGGGAAACCTTCCTGGAGGAGCATTTGACCGTGTGTTCCCTTCATATTTCACTGGACACGTTCTTGACCAATGTCCCACCTGCccacatataaaacacacatcaaccCCATACCCTCCTTGGTAGTATCCACTCCCTCGGTTAGATTCAcggcctctgtctctccctctgtactTTGGTGGTCGCTGGTATCCTCTCAATTGGTTTCTCACTGCTGGACCTACGGTTGGATATGTGGCTTCTGGAGGAACAGGGTATTGAGGTTGTTCATCTCTCACCgacagttgtttcctgactctctgttttttcgttgcttctgcatctgctgctgccagttggatcttcaggagtcgatgcgtcatcgtccccagttcttcttgcctccttgtctccgcagctctctgtattttgtataagtgggttagatggtctctccatgtgctttcatccatgtcgtccagtcccactactccctccaacgctgtttgaacagcctggggcaagccttgctgcacagtgtgtcgccaggttactgcagtagatttgttattgtcgtgtctttctcctgtggccaaatgccattctgtttctgctctcctcacaTATTGAGAGatgtcttcaccttgtttcatactcagacccatcaggatggacatacttggctttgtaggccagatgtttcgcattgtggcccaaaatactcctctgaccttatcaaatggagcctcatcctcttggttggtggttcCCGCTCTTGCTTCTAAGGCTCTTAGGTTGACTGTTCCCTCTAGACGGGCTATTAAGGCTCTCATATCTCCAAGACCCAACTTATCttctattgtgtatttttcaaagagcaggatccATGGGTTAGCTCCTTCTCCCAATGGCGGCAGTCCCTTCTCCAGCGCTTCCATGTCCCGATGACTCCAGGGCACAAACTCGCTCTGACCGTTGGCTTTTCTCAGTAGTGGGCACTGTGGgacaggggaggctgcaggtggctcATTTCTTATAGGGAGAATATAGTCTGCATAGCGTTCTGGAGtcttcttcaccaggatacaatgtctattgtgatgacatcctccatcagcaacctctccttctttgtcgttgtttggaTGGGTCCTCTGCACGTGTATTTTGATAGTCAGGAGTCCTGAAGTAATATACAGctcctctgcggcctcctggtattcacttggtgttttacggccatgttcacagctacctgcttcctcctctctggccctgccaagcagttcctgagtcgtaagcgcagccatcatgcaacctggaatactctaaacaaccgctatgctgtcccttctgtcccaggtgttactctgtcactaacagcaggaaaaaccaaaccaagtcACCTCCAACAGCTgtccgaggaaatgtcaaatcGAACCATCGACCAGAATCgatacagtaaaacaaataaccaaatctaaaaagtaaggagggcaatttacaacatcaaatcagtcCAATAACTGCTGTGTAATTACTAAACTATCTTGTTAGACCACTAGGTTAAATCAACTTATCATTACCTCTAAccacaaaatcaaatcaatcacggaactgtaaaaattagtataatcaatgatcaatgccaaagactatgattacaattaaacagaggaaaaagagaaagaattaactatatctcaaatcaaaactcaatcttcattcaaaattcaaaagtctaaaaattaaactcaataaagttaatcttgatgtctaaaaatgaattactccaaattattaatcaaggttacaacattaatcaaagttatgatgatacagtcaaactgccggCAATATCAATCAGGAAGTATAGCAGAAGCACTCCCCCACAAATGCCGCCAGAGATTATACCGcaatataaacaatgatccacccccaacccagagacaatgcaatgacagtcaatctggtttcagctaaacattggagatcgaaatcaaacaattcataacagcttctcaaaagcaccacatcaaaattaaatcaacctccaattccaatccaaaatcgatgcAGAACTATAGTACAAACCAAATTCAACGTGACATTAcagcactttaatgtttcaaataaacgtcAACACCAATCCAGATATCCGTCAAGTTGTCTTATCAATCTTTACACTATCCTAGTTAGtaaaggcaaatgtgcatcaaagtcaacgTCCGAACACGGAGCAAGTGAGGAAATTGAACTCCCCCCTCTTGTAATTCCCTCTACATCCACCAGATGGCACACTCAGGGGCTTCCCCCCCACGATGTGCACTTACTCCAACCAAATGTGGCGCTGTTCAGCCGATAGCTGAAGATcgaacacagaactaccaaagaggaagtGCCTCACACCTCAGCACATGGATCGTAAAACGCTGTGTGCCGGCGTAGCAAAgaacaatgggctcaagctaactgctaacccacAACGTGGTCAAGCTATCAGCACCCCGCAAGCCCCGCTATTTCCCCAGTGGAATTACCAATGAGaccccgttagccgctagcaaggcagcccacgtggtccgggttggactactcaccaacaccttaatatgctatggttttacaacccgacgccggagatgatcagtctccagttcggattctatacatatatatacactgttaaacaatcacatacacGTAGTAAACATAATTCGGAACATCTATTCATCAATCAAGCACATGCACCCCGCAACTCAAACACTCACGCACCACGtactaacactcactcacactcacaccagcattcagatgtatatacactatcatttacactaaagcgcatatccgccacccacccccttctagacaacctatatacctaattcataggatttctagggagtggaaaatgttaagcagatcttaccagtcgatgctggatttctcctttactataacctccaccagtcgccgctggattataactttaccagtcgatgctggattatcactttaccagtcgatgctggattatcactttaccagtcgatgctggattatcactttaccagtcgatgctggattatcCCGTATGCCAATCCCGTAgagcaagctccccccccccaatctattaaatcctgcaatacctaattgtggaggactttatgcacagagaggggaaatgaagagaagagtcttccctaaagacgccgtaattattgtgggaaacctaGTGGACAACATGCGCATCGTCACACCTCATGCGAACCCCCTAACCAATCCCATACGGGTCTACTTCTATGAatttatcctgctggtctttatgtctcagcagaccagttcgccgcctggatttttctaacgctctaagtgtgtacctgaacgcaccaaacgcgcgtgtttggaatttctaaaagccggctcccattcgcattcactttgcaaaagtatgtccccactgttattcaatatcagcttattatattcacccaagtcattaatgtactagcctttagtctttagcatctaaggccttgcctcatggccgactgccagcaccactctaaATCTTCCTAAACCTACCtatcacagaattcatgaaaaagtttgttttaccttgtttgtacccgtggtacttgcagtcaaacctctcagcaatgccttcccccaacgagagccccacgttgggcgccaactgttaaggtttcggaagctctcgagggaggactcaatcctttgttctcgtcccggccagaaacgaggacacgaatgagtcaattcgtttaaattcaaaaatcaaaagttatttaataactgaacaacgtaatagggattacaattacaaagtgaaatactaagcgaacagtggaatatttcgcgaaatagagaatcctctgagcaagtctgaagtgacttatcaacgcggctgcaggagaagttctaacagtcttttccccgccatggtcctttgaaacctcttgaggtgtgtcttctttggtgcatttgaatgtcattggcctcttctccaaagggtcacctcctccattgtccccttcacgtcgaggtgtgaagctgcagctgtaacctgaaacctctctgtcctagctgtccctcaaattccaatgcactcaatgtagatactgtggctttatgccccaatgagtgaacccaacaaagcatacatcgtttaagttttcatcttataactagtacactttaattacaacaacccatcactaatgatcaccgttcatcacacttcatcataagatctaaaacagttcatgtggttcaattctcaagacatttgcctcagtcggctgccttgaaataagttgttcattttattacctgacaggagaaaaaactcccaaaaaaccctttttggggataaaattgggagaaatccataaagaacggcaattggcatccgtccccaggttttaacatcacattgtgacagaatgttaatgtgtacagtgtttatatgatttaaatgactatgaattgtgtttgattgaaattgcattcacttcatctaacatgttaatgtaataactaatatctaacatcacacaaactataattctaacactaaacattattacacgtactataatttcctgactaggggtgcacttctggcttaaatccctaacaactttatgcttaatatttttttacttttttaatattttaaattcttaaaacttattatcttgttttatactaacccatggccttattctactaacccattgcattagcatttcattttactttattttattacttgtgcactgctgtcactgcatgaaaagtgagattttcgtccccgtaaacgcccggaaatctccctaatttccgacaatttgtcgctattggtcacccgcctcattttaattatatattcatattatgctgtatattcatttcatggttatcctatgcaggctactacactattattaggataccaaccaggacatcaatgaatttatagagaaaatgaacatttgacacatgtttatgcaaagaaagagctttattaacaacacacaaacaacaactacatacaaagtgaggatctgcccacacttgggtaacggcggtttaaaaactacagctcagtaaactgtccgtttgcctcctcggggttgtagaccgtcactggcgctgtgttttccgaggcaggtctgttgcgcaggcggcttgtgtgtgtggcgaccatacaatccaccccgagaccccgccaacaacgccgtcccctccgtccgacgtgagctctacggtggcggatttccagaattccacctcgtcatcagccaacTTTGTCTCgagtccagcagctgtaaaaacaacaatgaatcagtactgtgcgatgcgtatggACAAAACACAttgatcaatgcacctgaaaaaagtcagcaaataatctctgaccctctttcttctcgcttgactccgcgctgaatccttcgcagcttccgcccgcaatgagtgttccagctgaacctgaagctcctgcgtaccgtctcacaatacgtctcacaggcggctgggaaacaattaaatgagtgtggtatgaatacaaaaaaaatcaaacgcaagtcacagtaacatttaacaaggaaggagaaacagtaaacagtgtcacttacacacaatgacgtcgtctaaatctggacttatcccggagcaaatacgaggtcaccgcctcattatgaggcgagattagtctgtgaaaacaaaatctACAGTTATGATtggtatccatacgtatatattcccttatagcgcagaatgaaagcatattctttaaatcttacccttgctccggttcgtagcgcctgtaattcgtctcggagttgtgaagacggcgcaccgcttcctgtaaacgacacggcaaagaaaacacactttaatcaagctgtttctgctcaattgtaaggctactaggctactcttagcttagcttgaggctacgctactcttagcttgcagtcatcgaacgtattcttaccgctatcttgcgattgtgcgcccgtctcctcttctttgagtcagttcctttcctccatggacagaaacccggaGAGTCccaacgctccagtggagcgaaccgctcgttgatatcggcagtttgttgttggagttgacgagacgatccactgggagcattcagcagcttcttctcgtctgtctgcggacaggccgaaagttggtgaccgcggagaggagttgaaggcgagttgaacgcgagacgtcgtcccgccattattcacgaagcagcaaaaaccaaacaaaggaactggagatacagttcttctgactATAGTAACACACTGTtagtatgctcgtcttgcaagtactgctgtatcagtcatgcctatgacctcacacgtgattggacgaggagtctaagggtcctccaatcacatatgaggttattgttatacggaaggaccagtattttaggaagacaaatggttgggactttgaaacagctgatatgctttatgtaaagcagtgttttggtgtcagcagaacgactttccttagaaaactgtacagtggtgcctctttctccattccaccagacaatcttggatgagtctgacagacatgcaatgttgacaatgtatcatcagatgtacccttgtgtcactgaggttgaatgttttgccatgacatgtaaacaggtaacatatatgaatgtaacttactcaatcgatagatgcagagcagaaaggtcaacatatgttcatgctaagtggtgtggaaacactaacagttttgaggaacccgtccttgaccctctagcagaactacgaccagccattataaagcagtttatagttgttaatgctgtgtcaaagggtacggcatttaaacatgttcttgcacaagtttcctggcttcatctccacccggacagacatttttatggaaagccaatagaagtttggggcttgcagggaacagacacgtcatacccagcatcatttctgccagttgagcgcattgctagaagatgtgtggttaatacatcctctgtgcatttaagtaagaccaaagagaAGGTCACTgaagtcctgccactatgcactgtagttgagctctaggagactgtgatctctgcagacccctcatgctgattcaaatgttgtttgcatggaatgctcattttaccttgattaaaacaaattttaaaaaaaagttattttgtgtatcttttttacataacatttgccattgctaatggcgtacacagtaatctagcatatttgaattaaataaatcaattcaagccaaaatgtaagagtctataattaagctactgagcctgatctatttgtactagagattttcttaccttttaaaaaaatgtcacctgggctaaaactccctctgcgaccctgatttgcatttgtatagctcacagcattttcatttacatgtcaaagcctcccctagaattaggaggaggggggtcatggggggacaactgccaagggaggcccacgtcaatttctgacaatttacggcagtcaattgccgcaaacctgaaattccacgacaatttacagtgccgcatactgccgaaaatcccacttttcatgcagtgtgtcttgttgtctattgtcacactgtctactgtcatgcaccaaccgacaaattccttgtatgtttgacatattttggcaagaaatgtttcctgtttACTCATAAGTTCATAATTAGTGGCTGCTCAGCAGGTTAAAAATATGcttctccatttctgcatcGGTAAATCTGTGATCGATACCATTGTCCACTTAAGAAAGCCGTGGCGCGCACTTATTCCAGCTATGTACACCTGGATTGACTGAGTTCCCCCTTCTCATCGTGGCTTGGTAAACGTGCAACCGATTAACCAGCACCACAACCAACATGACAAATATAGCCCAGTCTTTGGACACAAATAAGCATAATCAAATGTGACAGTTACCGCGTAAAAGTAGGGAGATTATGTCAGTGCATAGGTAATGTTGTGGTATTGTAATGTACTACACAGTAGTTTAATGTGACTTTTACAGATGTAATGTGTTGGGAGAGAATTTATCGATCTGTGTGAGTCTCTCGGGAACTCtgtgtgtgacctttcttgAAACTCTGTGCCCTAAAGTGATGGCATTGTGTTTCTACAGCTGGAACCCACATGTTTTTTCATTGATACATTTGTTGTCTTTGCTTCTGTCTGTCAACACACGATTGCCTTGGTCATATTACGGGGGAGGGGGATTAAGGGTGTTTTCATACAACATCTGTATTCCTGCTCAAATGGCTTTTTCATCTGTTTGGACAACACAAACCTCTCTGATGTTTATTAAAGCTTGTATTTGCACCAAGccttgtcagatcttcctgctcctgtaAGGGAGAAGCTAACAATCGgtccccttttcagctgaattgagtCACGGAATTTCTGTCTGTATTtacggtttgtgttttttgtattctatgatttttctatattttagTTGGTAATACCTAATCGTAAACAAGTTTAAAggtacttttgatttctcacaagacattttttcTTGCCATTGTATATTGTAATGTGGACACAAACGGAGGAGACCATAACCGGACAAAATATAATCCATACCCATTTGAGCTTGGTGATATCAAAGAGGTGCCTGTACAAAAGATAATAAAAAGGTAATGCCCACCGGAGCCCCACCCTGCTGCCATCTGGCAGGAAATGCAGAAGCTCACCATGTTATGCATGTTGCAAATTGCACTACGTGGTGCAAATTTGGGTAACGATTTATATTAAGGTCCTTGTAATAACCATTAATTAGTAGGTAATAAGGCCCTTCTAAGTCCTTACAAGATGCTTATTAATATTTATAAGCCTATataagtgttaataatggcTTTATTAATGCCTTTATTAATCTTTATTGTTTGcttattgatattaaaatatactttattgcTCATCTATTATCAAGTTAACTATATACTACTGTTAACAGTTAACTATGCTTTTTGCAGCTACCCGATCTAAAGCGAGAACAAGCCTTATTAAGGctaatgaatattttattacgTGTTAATTACTGGTTAATGGTTTTCAAAATCTCCACATCTAAAATGTGGTCAAGGCTGATAtaatgggaaggaaaaaaagcataatACAAGGGTTTCAACTGTGAAGGccaaaattgttttatttattgctgtggactacaaatgtaaaaaataaaaacactttcagggTCTGTTAAAATCTAGTCATATtatcaaaaacattgaaattaccTTAAAGCGCATGATAAAACTGaggtagattattattatttttttattcccctgaacatttaacttaactttttttttaaacatggtcTATCAGCACAACATCAATTCAAAATTCCCCTTTTCCAACAGGCAACAGTTTCCCTAATTTCTTCAGTGCCCGGTCACAGTCACGAATGGCATCTCAACATTTCCCAGCAAAATCCTACAAAACCTGTGCTTTGTTGTATGCTGATCTTTAAACTCCGCAAACTTTTCAGGTGCAGCAATGGAAAGCTCTGCAATTGGTGCATTCAAGGCAATTGTATTGCAATTCACTCCCACTATTCTGCAAGCAGCAGTGACGGTATTCTTCTTCTTGTAGACCTTCAACACTTTCCGGTAACGTGCAATTACCTCATCTGGACCACGTGCTGATGGTGAAGAAGAAAGAGTAGATGTTCGTCTTAGTGACATAAAGGATCTTCCATTCAAGAACTTTAAACCATTCATGAAGTTTACTAACAATGCAACACTAACATCATTC
This window harbors:
- the LOC144410418 gene encoding uncharacterized protein LOC144410418, which gives rise to MMAALTTQELLGRAREEEAGSCEHGRKTPSEYQEAAEELYITSGLLTIKIHVQRTHPNNDKEGEVADGGCHHNRHCILVKKTPERYADYILPIRNEPPAASPVPQCPLLRKANGQSEFVPWSHRDMEALEKGLPPLGEGANPWILLFEKYTIEDKLGLGDMRALIARLEGTVNLRALEARAGTTNQEDEAPFDKVRGVFWATMRNIWPTKPSMSILMGLSMKQGEDISQYVRRAETEWHLATGERHDNNKSTAVTWRHTVQQGLPQAVQTALEGVVGLDDMDESTWRDHLTHLYKIQRAAETRRQEELGTMTHRLLKIQLAAADAEATKKQRVRKQLSVRDEQPQYPVPPEATYPTVGPAVRNQLRGYQRPPKYRGRDRGRESNRGSGYYQGGYGVDVCFICGQVGHWSRTCPVKYEGNTRSNAPPGRFPNSLQSRQNQRLGTPQPPSPHMW